Part of the Ignavibacterium album JCM 16511 genome, CATCAAGAGCTTCATTTGGTATGTACAATACATTTGATGAAGTTGATGTTTTAGTTAACGGACTTAAAAAAATTCTTGAGGTATTTGGTTAATGCAACAGGAACTCAGAGAGCTTTATCAGCAAGTGATATTAGATCATAATAAGGCACCCAGGAACTTCAGAAAAATTGAAAATGCCACCAACTATGCAGAAGGACATAACCCTCTTTGTGGAGATAATGTAACTATCTATTTAGATATAGATGAAAACAATGTTATAAAAGATATTTCATTTCAAGGTTCCGGTTGTGCAATTTCAAAAGCATCAGCATCTTTAATGACTTCTATGCTTAAAGGGAAAACAGTTGAAGAAGCGGAAAAGCTTTTTCATAAATTTCATGATTTAGTTACTGACAAACTTGGAGATAATATCAGTTTGGATGAATTCGGAAAACTTGCTGTCTTTGCCGGAGTTAAGGAATTTCCTGCAAGAGTAAAATGTGCTTCACTTGCCTGGCACACTTTAATGAATGCCTTACACGGTAAAGCCGAAAGTGTTTCAACAGAATAAATAAAGAAGAGAGTACTATGTCGGACAAATCAAATATTTCAAAGCAGGAACTGGAAGAAAAAATAATTCAGGCATTAAAAACCTGTTACGATCCCGAAATTCCGGTGGATATTTTTGAGCTTGGTTTAATATACGAAGTTGCAATTGATGATAATAACAATGTGAAAATTAAAATGACTTTAACTTCACCAATGTGTCCTGCTGCTCAGTCATTGCCTTTGGAAGTTGAAGGGAAAGTTAAATCAATTCCACAGGTAAATGATGTTAAAGTTGAAGTTGTTTGGAATCCACCTTGGAATAAAGACATGATGTCTGAAGTTGCAAAACTTGAATTGGGATTTTTGTAATTAAATATCTCTGGTAAAAAAACATTTTTCTTAAATTCAGAATTTTAATTTGAATTAATAAAAAAGGAGACCAAATGTTCAATATACTTTCAAGACCACCAATGTATGATCAGGATGCAGTTCAGCCCATGCGTGATGAATTGATTGCTGTCGGCTTCAAAGAACTTCTCACGCC contains:
- the sufU gene encoding Fe-S cluster assembly sulfur transfer protein SufU, with the translated sequence MQQELRELYQQVILDHNKAPRNFRKIENATNYAEGHNPLCGDNVTIYLDIDENNVIKDISFQGSGCAISKASASLMTSMLKGKTVEEAEKLFHKFHDLVTDKLGDNISLDEFGKLAVFAGVKEFPARVKCASLAWHTLMNALHGKAESVSTE
- a CDS encoding SUF system Fe-S cluster assembly protein; protein product: MSDKSNISKQELEEKIIQALKTCYDPEIPVDIFELGLIYEVAIDDNNNVKIKMTLTSPMCPAAQSLPLEVEGKVKSIPQVNDVKVEVVWNPPWNKDMMSEVAKLELGFL